AGGTATTGTTTTAAAAATCATTCAAGGAAGTGTGCTTTTTAAACAAGCAAGACCAGGATTAAATGAAAAAATTTTTTATATTTATAAATTTAAAACTATGAGTGATGAAACCGATGAAAATGGAGAATTACTTCCTGATGAATTACGCTTAAAGCCTTTTGGTAAGCTAGTTAGAAGCTTGAGTTTAGATGAATTACCGCAGCTTTTTAATGTATTAAAAGGCGATATGAGCTTCATAGGCCCAAGACCTTTACTTGTAGAATACTTGCCCTTATACAATCAAGAGCAAAAAAAACGCCACGATGTAAGACCAGGCATTACAGGTTGGGCACAGATTAATGGACGCAATGCTATTTCTTGGGAGCAAAAATTTAAATATGATGTAGAATATGTGCAAAATTGCTCTTTTTTATTTGATCTTAAAATCTTTTTTATGACCATTATTAAAGTTTTAAAAAGAAGCGGGGTTAATAAAGAAGGAGTAGCTACAACGGATAAATTCAATGGACACAACTAAAAGTATTTATATATATGGTTCTAGTGGGCATGGTTTAGTCTGTGCTGATGTAGCTAGAAATTTAGGATATGAAAAAATCATCTTTTTAGATGATAATAAAGGCTTAAAATATCACTCCAATTTAGAAAAACACGATATGTTTATTGCTATTGGCGCAAACTCTATTAGAGAAAAACTTTTCAAAAAAGCAAAAGATGATGGATTTAGATTAGTTAATTTGATACACAAAAGTGCTATTATTAGCCCAAGTGCTTTTTTAGATGATGAGGGTATTTTAATCATGCCAAATGTCGTAGTTAATGCTAAAGCTAGTATTGCAAAAGGTGTGATTTTAAATACTGCTTGTGTGATTGAGCATGAGTGTTTTGTAGATGAGTTTAGCCATATTAGCGTTGGAGCTAAACTAACAGGAAATGTAAAAATAGGAAAGCGTTGTTTTTTAGGAGTTAATTCAAGTGTTATTCCTTGTATAAGTTTAAATGATGATATAACTTTAGGAGCAGGAGCAGTTGTAGTTAAAAACTTAACTTCTAAAGGCATTTATGCTGGAGTTCCTGCTAAAAAAATAAAGGAGGTAAAATGAGATTTTTTCTATCAGCACCACATATGAGTGGAAAAGAATTAGAATACATACACAAAGCTTTTGAAAGTAATTATATAGCACCTTTGGGTGAGTTTGTTAATGCCTTAGAACAAAGTATTAAAGATTATACAAAAAGTTCCAACGCACTTGCTCTAAATGCAGCCACTGCAGCTATTCATTTAGCTTTAAGAGTTTTGGGTATCAAAGAAGGCGATATAGTTCTAGCTTCAAGTTTTACCTTTATTGCTTCAGTAGCACCTATTTCTTACATGAATGCTACGCCTGTATTTATTGATTGTGATGAAACTTATAATTTAGATGTAAATTTATTAAAAAAAGCTATCAAAGAAAGTCCTAAAAAGCCAAAAGCTCTCATTTTAACACACCTTTATGGTAATGCTTCTAAAATGGATGAGATTGTCCAAATTTGTAAAGAAAATGAGATTTTTTTAATCGAAGATGCTGCTGAAGCTTTGGGAAGTTTTTACAAAAATAAAGCCTTAGGTACTTTTGGGGATTTTGGAGTATATTCTTTTAATGGTAATAAAATCATCACAACAGGTGGTGGTGGCATGCTTGTGAGTGAAAATCATGCTAATCTTGAAAAAGCAAGATTTTATAGTACCCAAGCTAGAGAAAATTGTCTTCATTATGAGCATAAAGAATATGGCTATAATTATAGAATGAGCAATATCTTAGGCGCAATCGGTACTGCTCAAATGGAAGTTTTAGAAGA
This genomic window from Campylobacter lari contains:
- the pglD gene encoding UDP-N-acetylbacillosamine N-acetyltransferase, producing MDTTKSIYIYGSSGHGLVCADVARNLGYEKIIFLDDNKGLKYHSNLEKHDMFIAIGANSIREKLFKKAKDDGFRLVNLIHKSAIISPSAFLDDEGILIMPNVVVNAKASIAKGVILNTACVIEHECFVDEFSHISVGAKLTGNVKIGKRCFLGVNSSVIPCISLNDDITLGAGAVVVKNLTSKGIYAGVPAKKIKEVK
- the pglC gene encoding undecaprenyl phosphate N,N'-diacetylbacillosamine 1-phosphate transferase encodes the protein MYKNGLKRVFDFFLALILLIIFLPFIVLIGIVLKIIQGSVLFKQARPGLNEKIFYIYKFKTMSDETDENGELLPDELRLKPFGKLVRSLSLDELPQLFNVLKGDMSFIGPRPLLVEYLPLYNQEQKKRHDVRPGITGWAQINGRNAISWEQKFKYDVEYVQNCSFLFDLKIFFMTIIKVLKRSGVNKEGVATTDKFNGHN
- the pglE gene encoding UDP-N-acetylbacillosamine transaminase, producing the protein MRFFLSAPHMSGKELEYIHKAFESNYIAPLGEFVNALEQSIKDYTKSSNALALNAATAAIHLALRVLGIKEGDIVLASSFTFIASVAPISYMNATPVFIDCDETYNLDVNLLKKAIKESPKKPKALILTHLYGNASKMDEIVQICKENEIFLIEDAAEALGSFYKNKALGTFGDFGVYSFNGNKIITTGGGGMLVSENHANLEKARFYSTQARENCLHYEHKEYGYNYRMSNILGAIGTAQMEVLEERVSKKREIYSWYKEFLSGTFTFLDELENTKSNRWLSTALLDFDLNKLNTYEKHCICENKNVQIQDKILKIIQVLKDNKIESRPLWKPMHLQELYKGCDAYLNGNSEFFFSNGICLPSATTMSKADVEEVSTLILNTLKD